The following are from one region of the Thermoproteus uzoniensis 768-20 genome:
- a CDS encoding endonuclease III domain-containing protein, whose translation MNCLELTLYPSLTLTLLERRGDSYVKAFGVRKGLDASADPYLSGRWYDPWRYVGEVDSDVERAVRELLDRYGDCVGISISPGDEGLIFVAAFLTQNTAYHTNVLRWTHALFSRSERLDEIAELAPSVGNSYQLRRLPAALRAYLSARPKDRADLLKIPGVGPKVADLYLLFTGDASAVPVDKHFMRQAPRLGLTGRPPDKSYCARYDCAVCPLQSVCLRARAADKLGRLAGWVQTVLYIVDKGITRETRRS comes from the coding sequence ATGAACTGCCTGGAGCTGACCCTATACCCCAGCCTGACGTTGACCCTCTTGGAGAGGAGGGGGGACTCCTACGTCAAGGCGTTCGGCGTGAGGAAGGGCTTGGACGCATCGGCCGATCCGTACCTTTCGGGTAGATGGTACGATCCATGGCGCTACGTGGGCGAGGTGGACAGCGACGTGGAGAGGGCCGTGCGGGAGCTGTTAGATCGGTACGGGGACTGCGTAGGCATCTCCATATCGCCGGGGGACGAGGGCTTGATCTTCGTCGCCGCGTTCCTCACACAGAACACCGCGTACCACACAAACGTGCTCAGGTGGACGCACGCGTTGTTTTCCCGTAGCGAGCGCCTCGACGAGATAGCGGAGCTCGCCCCGTCTGTCGGCAACAGCTACCAGCTGAGGCGTCTGCCGGCCGCTCTGAGGGCCTACCTATCGGCTAGGCCTAAGGACAGAGCCGATCTCTTGAAGATCCCGGGCGTGGGGCCTAAAGTCGCCGACCTCTACCTCCTCTTCACGGGGGACGCCTCGGCGGTTCCAGTCGACAAGCATTTCATGAGGCAGGCGCCGCGTCTGGGACTGACGGGGAGGCCGCCCGACAAGAGCTACTGCGCTAGATACGACTGCGCTGTCTGTCCCCTACAGTCTGTCTGCCTAAGGGCGCGCGCCGCCGACAAGCTGGGCAGGCTGGCGGGGTGGGTCCAGACAGTGCTCTATATAGTTGATAAGGGCATTACGAGGGAGACTCGCCGGTCTTAG
- a CDS encoding radical SAM protein: protein MIDPEVLTRLVLKYSVREEGGAVLRRYFRFRADRWYGGIATADVVGCNLRCGMCWAWRNSSFRLDVGDFMRPDVVARRLAEMARSRGIAQLRISGGEPTIAPRHLLAVLKSVPESYTFIVETNGILIDRGLARELAGFPNVVVRVSIKGATPEEFGAITMSPPHYFYRQLDALRNLVEAGMAPCRDVYAAAMIGFSTDDGVRRLKEALSGIHEALAECLDEELVILYPHVVKLMRARGLRPLRAVAPSGVPQSMI from the coding sequence GTGATAGACCCAGAGGTGCTTACGCGGCTGGTGCTCAAATATTCCGTGAGGGAGGAGGGAGGCGCCGTGTTGCGCCGCTATTTTAGATTCAGAGCGGATAGATGGTATGGCGGCATCGCCACGGCCGACGTCGTCGGTTGCAACCTCCGTTGCGGCATGTGTTGGGCTTGGCGGAACAGCTCGTTTAGGCTGGACGTGGGCGACTTCATGAGGCCCGACGTGGTGGCCCGCCGCCTGGCGGAGATGGCCAGGTCTAGAGGCATCGCGCAGTTGAGGATCTCGGGAGGCGAGCCGACTATAGCTCCCCGCCACCTCCTCGCCGTGTTGAAATCGGTGCCGGAGAGCTATACCTTTATCGTCGAGACCAACGGCATATTGATAGATAGAGGGCTGGCGCGGGAGCTGGCCGGATTTCCCAACGTCGTGGTGAGGGTGTCCATAAAGGGGGCTACTCCCGAGGAGTTCGGCGCAATCACGATGTCGCCTCCTCACTACTTCTACAGACAGCTGGACGCCTTGAGGAATTTAGTCGAGGCGGGCATGGCCCCCTGTAGGGACGTCTACGCGGCGGCCATGATAGGCTTCTCCACCGACGACGGGGTGAGGAGGCTCAAGGAGGCTCTAAGCGGCATACACGAGGCGTTGGCCGAATGCCTAGACGAGGAGCTCGTCATCCTCTACCCGCACGTTGTCAAGCTGATGAGGGCCAGAGGCCTGCGGCCTCTACGGGCCGTGGCGCCGAGCGGCGTGCCGCAGTCAATGATATGA
- a CDS encoding PUA domain-containing protein produces MVKSMTPEEQAYGLLTYIYGYKNIDIDKNKLEIKYNKSKRIKYIYYEGKPIFAFRNNDGYLLPLADAAPYMKGPYVVVDGETAKFVLQGRSVPAKFVKSYSRGLRPNAEVFVVDEGGKPIAVGRLLYSVRELTLRRGYAVKPRARVEI; encoded by the coding sequence ATGGTTAAAAGCATGACGCCGGAAGAACAGGCCTACGGCCTCTTGACATATATATATGGATATAAAAATATTGATATTGATAAAAATAAACTAGAAATAAAATACAATAAATCTAAAAGAATAAAATATATATATTACGAAGGCAAGCCGATATTCGCCTTCAGGAACAACGACGGCTATTTGCTCCCCCTCGCGGACGCGGCCCCCTACATGAAGGGCCCATACGTCGTCGTCGACGGGGAGACTGCCAAGTTCGTCTTGCAGGGACGTAGCGTCCCTGCTAAGTTCGTCAAGTCGTATTCGCGCGGGTTGAGGCCCAACGCCGAGGTCTTCGTGGTCGACGAAGGCGGGAAGCCCATCGCGGTCGGCAGACTTCTGTATAGTGTAAGGGAGCTGACGCTGAGGAGAGGCTACGCCGTAAAGCCCAGAGCCAGAGTAGAAATCTGA
- a CDS encoding multiprotein bridging factor aMBF1, producing the protein MLYCDICGAPIEGQPYIIKLDNAVLHVCRRCAASYGAVSASAAAEPQRRVAPPPPPRRAPAPKRAADRYEVVEEYAEVIKRARESMGLSREALASYIGVKESVLRRVESGQLVPDVQLARKLEKALGVKLLVPAQQGEAATGAPAKRELTLGDVAEVRDEE; encoded by the coding sequence ATGCTGTATTGCGATATCTGCGGCGCCCCGATAGAGGGACAACCCTATATAATAAAGCTGGACAACGCGGTCCTCCACGTCTGTAGGCGCTGTGCGGCGTCGTACGGCGCCGTCTCGGCCTCGGCGGCCGCGGAGCCGCAGAGACGCGTGGCCCCGCCTCCTCCGCCCAGGAGAGCGCCGGCTCCTAAGAGAGCGGCCGATAGGTACGAGGTCGTCGAGGAGTACGCCGAGGTTATAAAGAGGGCGCGGGAGTCCATGGGGCTCAGCAGAGAGGCGCTGGCGTCCTATATAGGCGTCAAGGAGAGCGTGTTGAGGCGCGTCGAGAGCGGCCAGCTGGTGCCCGACGTCCAGTTGGCCAGGAAGCTGGAGAAGGCTCTCGGGGTCAAGCTATTGGTGCCGGCCCAGCAGGGCGAGGCCGCGACGGGCGCGCCTGCCAAGAGGGAGCTCACTCTAGGCGATGTGGCGGAGGTGAGGGATGAGGAATAG